A section of the Mesobacillus jeotgali genome encodes:
- a CDS encoding 4-hydroxy-3-methylbut-2-enyl diphosphate reductase, with product MKVIKISPRGYCYGVVDAMVIARNAALDKSLPRPIYILGMIVHNKHVTDAFEEEGIITLDGNNRREILEKVEGGTVIFTAHGISPEVRELAKKKGLVSIDATCPDVTNTHNLIREKEKEGFEVIYIGKKGHPEPEGAVGVAPGIVHLVETAADVEALNLQAEKLVVTNQTTMSQWDVADIMNKVKEKYPHAEVHREICMATQVRQEAVAEQAKEADVLIVVGDPKSNNSNRLAQVSEEIAGTKAYRIADITELEIDWIKDAETVAVTSGASTPTPITKEVITFLEQFDKDIETTWIKEKKVPLHKILPKVKKTEASV from the coding sequence ATGAAGGTAATTAAAATATCACCACGCGGCTATTGCTATGGTGTTGTCGACGCAATGGTCATTGCACGCAATGCTGCATTGGATAAAAGCTTGCCGCGTCCTATATATATACTTGGGATGATTGTCCATAATAAGCATGTTACAGATGCCTTTGAAGAAGAAGGCATCATTACACTGGATGGAAATAACCGCAGGGAAATCCTCGAAAAGGTGGAAGGCGGGACAGTTATTTTCACTGCCCATGGAATCTCACCAGAAGTCAGGGAGCTCGCTAAGAAAAAAGGGCTTGTTTCTATCGATGCTACATGTCCGGACGTAACGAATACCCATAACCTGATCCGTGAAAAAGAAAAAGAGGGCTTCGAAGTCATTTACATTGGTAAAAAAGGCCACCCGGAACCAGAGGGTGCAGTAGGAGTTGCCCCGGGTATCGTCCATCTGGTGGAGACGGCAGCAGATGTGGAAGCACTGAATTTACAGGCTGAAAAGTTGGTTGTCACTAACCAGACAACAATGAGCCAGTGGGATGTTGCCGACATTATGAATAAGGTGAAAGAAAAGTATCCTCATGCCGAGGTTCACAGAGAAATCTGCATGGCAACACAGGTTCGCCAGGAGGCAGTAGCAGAACAGGCTAAGGAAGCGGATGTCCTTATTGTTGTGGGAGACCCTAAGAGCAACAACTCTAACCGCCTTGCACAAGTATCCGAAGAAATAGCGGGCACTAAAGCTTATCGTATCGCAGATATCACCGAGCTGGAAATCGACTGGATCAAAGACGCGGAAACTGTAGCCGTCACTTCTGGTGCATCGACTCCGACACCGATTACAAAAGAGGTTATAACCTTCCTCGAACAGTTTGATAAGGATATCGAAACAACCTGGATTAAAGAGAAGAAAGTGCCACTTCATAAAATCCTGCCAAAGGTGAAAAAGACTGAGGCAAGTGTGTAA